In Castanea sativa cultivar Marrone di Chiusa Pesio chromosome 6, ASM4071231v1, a single window of DNA contains:
- the LOC142638247 gene encoding mediator of RNA polymerase II transcription subunit 6-like: MATPPVAGGPAMNPEGPTALAPTPGTDMTGICFKDQLWLNTYPLDRNLVFDYFALSPFYDWTCNNEQLRMRSTHPLDLSHLSKMTGTEYMLYEVMEPHLFVIRKQKRDSPEKVTPMLTYYILDGSIYQAPQLCNVFAARISRSLYHISKAFTIAASKLEKIGYVDADESAAVESKVAKETIDFKEVKRVDHILASLQRKLPPAPPPPPFPEGYTPPASADTEKAPEVQQSGEVQPPPVDPIIDQGPAKRMKI; the protein is encoded by the exons ATGGCAACGCCACCGGTGGCGGGTGGTCCGGCAATGAACCCGGAGGGTCCAACGGCGTTGGCTCCTACTCCGGGAACAGACATGACAGGGATATGCTTCAAGGACCAGTTATGGCTCAACACTTACCCTTTGGACCGAAACTTGGTGTTCGATTACTTTGCTCTCTCACCATTCTACGACTGGACTTGCAACAATGAGCAACTCCGCATGCGCTCCACTCATCCACTCGACCTCTCTCACCTCTC AAAAATGACAGGCACAGAATACATGCTATATGAAGTTATGGAGCCCCATTTATTTGTTATCCGCAAGCAAAAGAGGGATAGTCCTGAAAAAGTTACGCCAATGCTGACTTACTATATTTTGGATGGTTCAATTTACCAAGCGCCGCAGCTTTGCAATGTTTTTGCTGCTCGAATT AGCCGGTCTCTTTATCATATATCCAAAGCTTTTACAATTGCTGCTTCAAAGTTGGAGAAGATTGGATACG TTGATGCTGATGAGAGTGCAGCTGTGGAATCAAAGGTTGCTAAAGAGACAATTGATTTTAAGGAAGTTAAGCGAGTAGATCATATTCTTGCATCCTTGCAACGAAAG CTACCACCAGCTCCTCCGCCACCACCATTTCCGGAAGGCTATACTCCTCCTGCCAGTGCAGACACAGAGAAAGCACCCGAAGTGCAGCAATCTGGAGAAGTACAACCTCCTCCAGTTGATCCCATTATTGATCAAGGTCCGgctaaaagaatgaaaatttga
- the LOC142640125 gene encoding uncharacterized protein LOC142640125, translated as MEKIFKFIGCTNSQKVNYAAYMFEGPAEIWWKSQENLLLEGRGDNAHINWAEFLKKFYDQYFTERFRDKQTTNFDGLVQGSMGVAQYEAKFTKLSRFAPHLVSIEALRVKKFRNGLEFKIRQHLTTSRVDDYKSLVVLAKAVEEDL; from the coding sequence ATGGAGAAGATCTTTAAATTTATTGGATGCACAAATTCTCAAAAAGTTAACTATGCTGCATACATGTTTGAAGGTCCAGCTGAAATATGGTGGAAGTCACAAGAGAATCTTCTATTAGAAGGAAGAGGTGATAATGCCCATATTAATTGGGCAgaatttttgaagaaattttatgATCAATATTTTACAGAACGCTTTAGAGATAAACAAACTACAAATTTTGATGGACTTGTCCAAGGGAGTATGGGGGTTGCTCAATATGAAGCAAAGTTTACAAAGTTGTCTCGTTTTGCTCCCCATCTTGTTTCTATTGAAGCTTTAAGGGTTAAGAAGTTTCGCAATGGGCTGGAATTCAAAATCAGACAGCATTTGACTACTTCTCGAGTTGATGACTACAAGAGTCTAGTTGTACTTGCTAAAGCTGTAGAAGAAGACCTCTAA